The genomic interval accatagaatcttgtttctcatggtctgagagtcctttaggtgccttttggcaaagtccaagggggctgtcatgtgaccatagggttcttggtcacctccctgaccaaggcccttctctccctattgctcagttttaccactgtgttcttggggaccttcaatgctgcagacattcttttagtacccttccccagatctgtgcctcgacacaatcctgtctctgagctctatggacaattccttcgacctcatggcttggtttttgctctgatatgcactttcaactgtgggaccatatataggtgtgtgcctttctaaatgatgtctaatcaattgaattgaccacaggtggactccaatcaagttgtagaaacatctcaaagatgatcaatggaaacaggatgcacctgagctcaatttcgagtctcatagcaaagggtctgaatacttatttaaaaaaGGTATCTGTTTTGATTTTTTTAtagatttctaaaaaccagttttcgctttgtcattatggggtattgtgtgtagattaatcaggattttaaaaaaataagactgtaacgtaaaaatgttggaaaaagtcaagcggtctgaatacttaccgaatgcactgtatatgtcttCAGAATTATGTTCTTATTCTCAAACACCCCCTTTACCCCACGTGGCCTTCTCATTACCAAAATAGCTCAAATTGGGCAAAAGTCTGATTTAATTTGATCATAATTGTATAATTTcatttgaaatatttttattttcagTGTTATGTTTATCAGGCCTTTTCATTGGGGgagcatttattttatttttttatagtaAAAATATGGATTTGTTTTACTTTTTTGGACATCTAAAACTGCTTCGGTAATTGgcattttgtgaaaatgttggtcAAATGTATAATGTCTCAttaaaaaacataataataattatgaAATAGATAAGTACAGATGCTCATCTCAGTGATTCAAGAGGACATTTCTTGAAAAAATACACTTGAGAATTGTTTGGTTTTATGGACAGTTTTGTGAGAATTACCTTGTAACGGCTGATGGAGAATCACATTATCTCGCTGCAAATCTGTAGCTACTCCATCACAGTGCTTTATTAATTGAAGCCAGTTTGTTCCATTCCCAGAACTTCATCAAACCAGGGGAGCAGGAAGCAGCTCGCTGTGACACCTGGGCTCAGCTCATAGAAAGGGGCTGCATGGAAGAAGACATCACATCTCCCAAGAATGATTTTTCTTCTTCTAAGAAcatctccctgtccaacactgcaTTGGACAAGGGGGAACCCATCCAGCTCCGTCCTCAGGAGGTCAATCTGAAGCTCAGACCAGGTGAGGGTTCTCAAAATGGCCAAACTGGGTTGTAAAATGGCCAGCATGTAGTGATGTGACGTTTGATACCGGATATCTGAGGCATGGGTCGAAATTGCGAAGCAGCTAACTTCAAAGCAGTCTGCAGATACgtgtatcactttatcagaagTAAATCATGACGTCCGAAGATTCGTTTGATCACGTGCTTTTTCAAACCGTGTGTTGCAAAATGCGAGATCCCACTGATTTCGCCATGGTTCTGGTGCTTTCTTGGATTCCAAGCTGCTTTTTAACACCAACCTCTACTGGAACCCATACTTACAAATATAGTTTGGGTTTTGTACTAAAGGTTAGCAGGTAGAGTAGGTAACTATGTAACATTCAGGAAAGTGAGAATATGATCCCATTGAAGACACACTATTTTGTAAATAGTTTTATGTGAAACCACACTTTCTGCACTGTTCAAATACTTTGTTTTATTTAGTATAGTTTAAACTTCTGTCTTAAGCATGATGTAAGTTGTGAAGGATAATGTAAGATGCAAATCTGGTATTCCAACTGACGAGAGGCAAACAAAGCCAATTACTTTCCGCTGAACCATGTAGATTTGAGGAAAAGAATGGAAAAAGATAAGACAATCACACGCTGCTATTTATTGCTGACCATTGCATTGTGAACAGATAATGAAGCTCCGAGTAATTAACCATTTTTCGGCACAATTTGGTGAAAGCACCAAAGCCTTCAGAAAGCCTCAGTTTCCCATCACTACCACCATGTTCTGAAAATGGCTAAAACCACACCTGTTTTAGGATGGGCAGAGCATTCTTTTCCACCAATTAGTCAACTGGGTTGAACTTTTTATGGGTTAAATGAGGATAACAGAATTTCATTCAGGTCAGCACCAGGGATCAGCCAATTAACTAAACTCCTCAGCGAACATTTCCTAACTATaggtggcagtaaatcaccaaccttggCTTTAAGCTCTCTATCCAACTCTATGGCTGTAACAGATTCAAAGTAGTCAAATGTAATCACGATAAAAGGATCTTAAAATGGAAAATAAACATCCTTAATTTCATCATTACTGTTATCCTTGCAGTGTATGTTTTTATGACAGTAATACATATTTTCATTAACTTTTTACTTTTCTCTTGGGCATTTCAGTTTTCACCTTGATGTTGCTTTTTTCAGGACTGCCTCATACATTCACGCTGGACTTTCAGAGAGTGGAGGGCTATCCTGTTGATCTCTACTACCTGATGGATCTCTCCTACTCCATGGAGGATGATTTGAGGAGCATCAAGACTCTGGGAAACGAACTGTTTAACGCTCTGCAAGGCATCACAAAAAAAGGACAAATCGGTGACACCATCTCAGATCAGATAAAattgttcaaatactatttgattaTTTTATTTGCATTAGCTTCAGTTTGCCTTGGGTTCCACGTGGGCAGGGCTGGCACTTTTGAGACTTTTCTATTAGTTCCATTCCAACAGCACAGCTAAAGTATttcaaatgatttcaaatagtatttgaatccaggtctATCTCAGCTCCAATTCCTACTCAAAATCAATGTATGTCCATGGGTGTCCATGAATCTCATTTCTATAACCATTATCTTTTGCTCTAGGTTTTGGCTCTTTTGTAGACAAGACTGTCCTGCCGTTCACCAACACCAACCCAGAGAAGCTGAATAAGCCATGCGCCGAAACAGAGATGTACTGCCAACCTGCTTTTGGCTACAGACATGTTCTTAGCATGACGGAAAACAAAGCTGAGTTTGAGAGAGAGGTCAACAAGCAGCGGATCTCTGGGAACTTAGACTCCCCCGAAGGGACGCTGGACGCCATCATGCAGGCTGCAGTCTGTGGGGTAAGAGTAGTCTAATCCCACAGGGCAAAAAATATGTTGAATCAACATTCTGTCAACATACTGACGTTGAACATCAGTGACATTTTTGGTTAGCCTGTTGTCGAAGCAGCATTGTGTATCATAGATAAGTGCATAAGTTGCCAAGTACTGTACATCAACTCCTCCATGGAGTTGAGTGCAGACTATAGTTTATTAAATTAACCTCTGTCTCGCTACACTTCAATACTTAAAAAAATGTCATTCTTAAACACTTACTGTGTACCCATGTTTGTCCTCTGTTGTTGCACTTCTTTCTTTAGTAGTTGAATCAATACTTTTCAATAAAACGTTAGTCAAATACACCCACCGACTGTTTCCTGATTGAGATCCAATTGGCACATGTGCATTCGCGCTGAGTTGCCATCTTCGAGCAAcagcaatttaaaaaaatgttaacctttattttagcaaTAAGGAAACAGTCggtggttgtatttgattaatgttttattaaaaagtaTTGACTTCACCTAATGAAGAAAGACTTGTAGAGACTAGGAGTCAGAGGTTCATTTCAATGTagaagtagtacagtagtagtagtggtggtggtggtggtggtagtagtttatctatcagacgcttttatccaaagcgacttagtcatgctGTCATACATTTGatgtatgggtggtcccgggaatcaaacacACAATCCTGGCAttacatgctctaccaactgagctacaaaaaCTATAGTCTGCGCTCAACTCTGTGGAGAAGTTGAGGTACTTGGCAAGTACAGTAGATAGGTAGCCCTATATAGACAAACGGGGAAATAGTCCACTTCTGCAACACAAAATTCACACAGAGATGTAGTCGGCCTATTGTTATTCCAACAATTTTCATAATTCAATGAAATGGAGCAGAATGATGAAATATaaggtaaaaatatatttttatatatatatttttacacaaTACGATAGGCTGCAGTAAAAAAAAAGGGTACTGCTAGTGTAGCACTCGAAAGAGAAACTCAGGCCCCTAACAATGTATGATGAATACTTTTTCACCTTTTTGTCATTCATTTTACATGAAGCCCCAAATTGTTTTCCACAGGAAAGGATTGGCTGGAGGAATAGCAGCACTCGGCTTATCGTCCTGACCACCGACGATGGCTTCCACATGGCAGGGGATGGCAAGCTGGCTGGCATACTGGAGCCCAATGATGAGAGATGTTACATGGACAATAACCTGTACAGCAAGAGCAATGAAATGGTATGTGATGACATGCGGCGCACTCAGATCAGTATCATTGGTCCTCAACAAAACTATATGAAACATACCCTAAGAGATTATGAGAAATATGTAGTGAATGGAACAGCATGACTTTAGAAGCCTGCATTCCAGCCCATTTGTCCCTAAACAATTGCATTGTTGAGGTTGTACTAGTTAAGTGTCTCTGCATGTAGGACTACCCATCTGTTGGTCAAGTGGCTAATCAGTTAGAGAAGAACAACATTCAGCCAATCTTTGCTGTGACGAAGAACATGGAGAAGGTATACAGGGTAAGTGGACTCTTTCTTTCTGTTAtttttcctctgtctttctgttaTTCATTTGAATGTTGTCTAAAGGCCCTGGGTTTCGGCACCAATATTTTTGACACACTTCAACATATCTAATGCAGGCACTTATTAATCCTGTGACATAATCAGCACCTTTATTCCAGGAACTCAGTAAAAGGATCCCCAAGTCTGAGGTGGGAGTGTTGTCCGCTGACTCCCATAATGTTGTTGAACTGATCAAAAATGCCTACAACGTAAGACATTTATAATCTTTTGTTATTAACTTaacaaatcacacaaaaaaaaagaaatcatATTGTAATTATGTGTGAAActtactaaattgtcatacttgagtaaaattaaAGATACTTTTAATCGAGTCATTTTCTATTCAggtaagtcacccagtaaaattctactgtctggttttaaatgtacataAGCACAGTGGTAAAAGTAGTTCatagtcatacttgagtaaaagtttaagtgagaggtgagttagacacacaacacgcagctcacagagaggtgagttagacacacaacacgcagctcacagagaggtgagttagacacacaacacgcagctcacagagaggtgagttagacacatgacacgcagctcacagagaggtgagttagacacacaacacgcTAAATGCCACACATCAAATTCctcatattaagcaaaccagacagcactgtattgttttttatttatggACAGACAGGGGCACACGCCAACACTCTTAATTGACAAACTCAGTAATTGTGTTTAGTGTGATATTTATAGGTACATGAATTGGACCATAATtctgtcctgcctgagcatttgaaatgtaacaagtactttttggtgtcagggaaaatgtataggagtaaaaagtgcatattttctttaggaatgtaagtGGAGTAAAAAAAGTACATATACCCTCAAACTACTTAAGTTTTAcatttaaagtatttttatttaagtactttacaccatttttacttaagtacttttacAGCCCTGCTGGAGTTCATCATAAACTTGAAACTCTAGTATCTCTAGGAATAAAGTGTCAGTTTGGATTTTCTTGGGTTGTTTTTTTTCTGGTGATGTAGCGTTGGTGTCAGCTCTAAGACTGTTTTGTGTCTCTGACACAGAGGCTCTCCTCCAAAGTGACGGTGACTCATGATGCTCTCCCTGACAACGTGAGAGTCACTTACACTCCACTCTGTCCTGAAGGGGGACCCTCAGGGGACAAAGGAGTGTGTAACAATGTGGGCGTGGGACAGATGGTAAGAGCTCAGCAGCAACAGACTATTCTATACCAAAATTAATTAAATTGGTATTTAATTACTTGTAAACATGTATATGCATCTAAAAGGATTATAAACATAATTAATATAATGGCTAATTAGTGAAATGTTATACTTTAGGAATACATTTAGTTACATGATACATAGCAACAAACATTATCCAAAcagacaaaaatatattttttaaatcctctCTTGAATTCCTCTCAGGTGTctttcaatgtaacagtgacagcgGATGAATGTATGCAGAGTGAAATTTCTTTCCTGATTGGTCCGTTGGGTATGAAGGACAAGCTGAAGGTGAGCTTGTCGACTCTCTGCAAGTGTGAGTGTGACGACCCTGTGACGGTCGATTCCCCGTACTGCAACGGGAAGGGCCAAGTCAACTGTGGCATGTGCAGGTAAGGCAGGCATTGGCCGGGATATTTAAAAAATAGCATGCACAGTATTATCATTCTTATTTTGATTTAGTCAATATTGAATTCAATATGTGATGCATATTGCTCTGCGTGCATTGAGTCACCTGAAAAACAAATGGCCTTCTGGGAAACATGATTGATATGATTAATCTATTTTCTATACTGTATTTTTTTCTCTTTATTCAGGGGGGACAAAACACAGGCACCacggtgggaggggggggggacatgtaAAGTATTCACAAGCAATCTGTACATTTGGCTATTTTCCCCAACTCTGTGTAGTTGCAAAGCCGGCTTCGTGGGCCAGAAGTGTGAGTGCTCCATCGGGGAGAAGGACGAGAGCTCTCTGAGAGCGGCGTGCCGGAAGGACAACGGCACGGAGTGTGAAGGACgaggggactgtgtgtgtggcaTTTGCCAGTGCTACACCTTACCAGGTGGCAGCACCTACTACGGCACGAATTGCGAGTGTGAAAACGAGAGCTGCGAGAAGTTCCAGAACAAACTGTGTGGAGGTGGAGTCTGATATATAGGAAAATACTGTATCAATTGGGGGGGGGAATAGATAACATAggaaatatagatgaaaacatATGCGTGCATTTGTGTATAACAATAGAAAGAACACGTTGTGTTAATGACAGTTCCGTTCTGATTTAAGCTAATTCAAAACTCTGACATAAGATCACTTCTCTGTGTTGAAGGGAACGGAAAATGCCGTTGCAAAAATTGCGAATGCAAACCCGGGTACGAGGGCACCGCCTGCCAATGCAAGAAGTCGGACGAGCAGTGTCGCACACCAAGCGGGAGTGTATGCAGCGGCAGGGGCACGTGCAAGTGTAACCAGTGCAAGTGTATGGAGGGCTACCAGCGGCCCTACTGTCTGACCTGTCCCGCCTGCCAAACCACCTGTATAACCAAGGGGTAAAATGGCCGGGGGCCCTCCTTTTCCACTCACATAACCACCTTTTTCACTGACCCCTTGGGGTAATGTTGTTGGAGCCATTGTGTACACGTTAAAAGCCACAGGACAACGATGGCTACCATGGATCGTAAAGGAATAACTAGGAAAATAGAAAATACAATTTCTGGGTGTTACTCAAAACGAATAGTTTTTTTTATCAAAGCATGCGTTTATGTGTTAATAAAGAAGAGAAGAAACGTTGAGCAATGACGTTTCTCACTATTTACCTCTTGTTCTTCTGTTTTCAGGAAATGCATTGAGTGTCTGGGCTTTCAGACAGGCCCATTCAGTAAGAACTGCTC from Oncorhynchus kisutch isolate 150728-3 linkage group LG26, Okis_V2, whole genome shotgun sequence carries:
- the LOC109870845 gene encoding integrin beta-2 isoform X7, with protein sequence MEEDITSPKNDFSSSKNISLSNTALDKGEPIQLRPQEVNLKLRPGLPHTFTLDFQRVEGYPVDLYYLMDLSYSMEDDLRSIKTLGNELFNALQGITKKGQIGFGSFVDKTVLPFTNTNPEKLNKPCAETEMYCQPAFGYRHVLSMTENKAEFEREVNKQRISGNLDSPEGTLDAIMQAAVCGERIGWRNSSTRLIVLTTDDGFHMAGDGKLAGILEPNDERCYMDNNLYSKSNEMDYPSVGQVANQLEKNNIQPIFAVTKNMEKVYRELSKRIPKSEVGVLSADSHNVVELIKNAYNRLSSKVTVTHDALPDNVRVTYTPLCPEGGPSGDKGVCNNVGVGQMVSFNVTVTADECMQSEISFLIGPLGMKDKLKVSLSTLCKCECDDPVTVDSPYCNGKGQVNCGMCSCKAGFVGQKCECSIGEKDESSLRAACRKDNGTECEGRGDCVCGICQCYTLPGGSTYYGTNCECENESCEKFQNKLCGGNGKCRCKNCECKPGYEGTACQCKKSDEQCRTPSGSVCSGRGTCKCNQCKCMEGYQRPYCLTCPACQTTCITKGKCIECLGFQTGPFSKNCSQACTSISEFKMVETLPPGKPCDVRDVESCRVFFAIKQLDGEDNYTAQILKTRECPKLPNIYAIIGGSIVGVTVIGILILLFIKVLFTLQDLKEYRKFMNEAQKTRWSENKNPIFQEATTTVANPTFSGE
- the LOC109870845 gene encoding integrin beta-2 isoform X1, with product MTLEMYPCVSLLLLLMGRGGTFLKTIPLVLSEEVKLCSKTVINSCSDCIKSGAYCTWCKQLNFIKPGEQEAARCDTWAQLIERGCMEEDITSPKNDFSSSKNISLSNTALDKGEPIQLRPQEVNLKLRPGLPHTFTLDFQRVEGYPVDLYYLMDLSYSMEDDLRSIKTLGNELFNALQGITKKGQIGFGSFVDKTVLPFTNTNPEKLNKPCAETEMYCQPAFGYRHVLSMTENKAEFEREVNKQRISGNLDSPEGTLDAIMQAAVCGERIGWRNSSTRLIVLTTDDGFHMAGDGKLAGILEPNDERCYMDNNLYSKSNEMDYPSVGQVANQLEKNNIQPIFAVTKNMEKVYRELSKRIPKSEVGVLSADSHNVVELIKNAYNRLSSKVTVTHDALPDNVRVTYTPLCPEGGPSGDKGVCNNVGVGQMVSFNVTVTADECMQSEISFLIGPLGMKDKLKVSLSTLCKCECDDPVTVDSPYCNGKGQVNCGMCSCKAGFVGQKCECSIGEKDESSLRAACRKDNGTECEGRGDCVCGICQCYTLPGGSTYYGTNCECENESCEKFQNKLCGGNGKCRCKNCECKPGYEGTACQCKKSDEQCRTPSGSVCSGRGTCKCNQCKCMEGYQRPYCLTCPACQTTCITKGKCIECLGFQTGPFSKNCSQACTSISEFKMVETLPPGKPCDVRDVESCRVFFAIKQLDGEDNYTAQILKTRECPKLPNIYAIIGGSIVGVTVIGILILLFIKVLFTLQDLKEYRKFMNEAQKTRWSENKNPIFQEATTTVANPTFSGE
- the LOC109870845 gene encoding integrin beta-2 isoform X4 — translated: MYPCVSLLLLLMGRAIPLVLSEEVKLCSKTVINSCSDCIKSGAYCTWCKQLNFIKPGEQEAARCDTWAQLIERGCMEEDITSPKNDFSSSKNISLSNTALDKGEPIQLRPQEVNLKLRPGLPHTFTLDFQRVEGYPVDLYYLMDLSYSMEDDLRSIKTLGNELFNALQGITKKGQIGFGSFVDKTVLPFTNTNPEKLNKPCAETEMYCQPAFGYRHVLSMTENKAEFEREVNKQRISGNLDSPEGTLDAIMQAAVCGERIGWRNSSTRLIVLTTDDGFHMAGDGKLAGILEPNDERCYMDNNLYSKSNEMDYPSVGQVANQLEKNNIQPIFAVTKNMEKVYRELSKRIPKSEVGVLSADSHNVVELIKNAYNRLSSKVTVTHDALPDNVRVTYTPLCPEGGPSGDKGVCNNVGVGQMVSFNVTVTADECMQSEISFLIGPLGMKDKLKVSLSTLCKCECDDPVTVDSPYCNGKGQVNCGMCSCKAGFVGQKCECSIGEKDESSLRAACRKDNGTECEGRGDCVCGICQCYTLPGGSTYYGTNCECENESCEKFQNKLCGGNGKCRCKNCECKPGYEGTACQCKKSDEQCRTPSGSVCSGRGTCKCNQCKCMEGYQRPYCLTCPACQTTCITKGKCIECLGFQTGPFSKNCSQACTSISEFKMVETLPPGKPCDVRDVESCRVFFAIKQLDGEDNYTAQILKTRECPKLPNIYAIIGGSIVGVTVIGILILLFIKVLFTLQDLKEYRKFMNEAQKTRWSENKNPIFQEATTTVANPTFSGE
- the LOC109870845 gene encoding integrin beta-2 isoform X3; amino-acid sequence: MTLEMYPCVSLLLLLMGRAIPLVLSEEVKLCSKTVINSCSDCIKSGAYCTWCKQLNFIKPGEQEAARCDTWAQLIERGCMEEDITSPKNDFSSSKNISLSNTALDKGEPIQLRPQEVNLKLRPGLPHTFTLDFQRVEGYPVDLYYLMDLSYSMEDDLRSIKTLGNELFNALQGITKKGQIGFGSFVDKTVLPFTNTNPEKLNKPCAETEMYCQPAFGYRHVLSMTENKAEFEREVNKQRISGNLDSPEGTLDAIMQAAVCGERIGWRNSSTRLIVLTTDDGFHMAGDGKLAGILEPNDERCYMDNNLYSKSNEMDYPSVGQVANQLEKNNIQPIFAVTKNMEKVYRELSKRIPKSEVGVLSADSHNVVELIKNAYNRLSSKVTVTHDALPDNVRVTYTPLCPEGGPSGDKGVCNNVGVGQMVSFNVTVTADECMQSEISFLIGPLGMKDKLKVSLSTLCKCECDDPVTVDSPYCNGKGQVNCGMCSCKAGFVGQKCECSIGEKDESSLRAACRKDNGTECEGRGDCVCGICQCYTLPGGSTYYGTNCECENESCEKFQNKLCGGNGKCRCKNCECKPGYEGTACQCKKSDEQCRTPSGSVCSGRGTCKCNQCKCMEGYQRPYCLTCPACQTTCITKGKCIECLGFQTGPFSKNCSQACTSISEFKMVETLPPGKPCDVRDVESCRVFFAIKQLDGEDNYTAQILKTRECPKLPNIYAIIGGSIVGVTVIGILILLFIKVLFTLQDLKEYRKFMNEAQKTRWSENKNPIFQEATTTVANPTFSGE
- the LOC109870845 gene encoding integrin beta-2 isoform X5; this encodes MYPCVSLLLLLMGRGAIPLVLSEEVKLCSKTVINSCSDCIKSGAYCTWCKQLNFIKPGEQEAARCDTWAQLIERGCMEEDITSPKNDFSSSKNISLSNTALDKGEPIQLRPQEVNLKLRPGLPHTFTLDFQRVEGYPVDLYYLMDLSYSMEDDLRSIKTLGNELFNALQGITKKGQIGFGSFVDKTVLPFTNTNPEKLNKPCAETEMYCQPAFGYRHVLSMTENKAEFEREVNKQRISGNLDSPEGTLDAIMQAAVCGERIGWRNSSTRLIVLTTDDGFHMAGDGKLAGILEPNDERCYMDNNLYSKSNEMDYPSVGQVANQLEKNNIQPIFAVTKNMEKVYRELSKRIPKSEVGVLSADSHNVVELIKNAYNRLSSKVTVTHDALPDNVRVTYTPLCPEGGPSGDKGVCNNVGVGQMVSFNVTVTADECMQSEISFLIGPLGMKDKLKVSLSTLCKCECDDPVTVDSPYCNGKGQVNCGMCSCKAGFVGQKCECSIGEKDESSLRAACRKDNGTECEGRGDCVCGICQCYTLPGGSTYYGTNCECENESCEKFQNKLCGGNGKCRCKNCECKPGYEGTACQCKKSDEQCRTPSGSVCSGRGTCKCNQCKCMEGYQRPYCLTCPACQTTCITKGKCIECLGFQTGPFSKNCSQACTSISEFKMVETLPPGKPCDVRDVESCRVFFAIKQLDGEDNYTAQILKTRECPKLPNIYAIIGGSIVGVTVIGILILLFIKVLFTLQDLKEYRKFMNEAQKTRWSENKNPIFQEATTTVANPTFSGE
- the LOC109870845 gene encoding integrin beta-2 isoform X2, which encodes MTLEMYPCVSLLLLLMGRGAIPLVLSEEVKLCSKTVINSCSDCIKSGAYCTWCKQLNFIKPGEQEAARCDTWAQLIERGCMEEDITSPKNDFSSSKNISLSNTALDKGEPIQLRPQEVNLKLRPGLPHTFTLDFQRVEGYPVDLYYLMDLSYSMEDDLRSIKTLGNELFNALQGITKKGQIGFGSFVDKTVLPFTNTNPEKLNKPCAETEMYCQPAFGYRHVLSMTENKAEFEREVNKQRISGNLDSPEGTLDAIMQAAVCGERIGWRNSSTRLIVLTTDDGFHMAGDGKLAGILEPNDERCYMDNNLYSKSNEMDYPSVGQVANQLEKNNIQPIFAVTKNMEKVYRELSKRIPKSEVGVLSADSHNVVELIKNAYNRLSSKVTVTHDALPDNVRVTYTPLCPEGGPSGDKGVCNNVGVGQMVSFNVTVTADECMQSEISFLIGPLGMKDKLKVSLSTLCKCECDDPVTVDSPYCNGKGQVNCGMCSCKAGFVGQKCECSIGEKDESSLRAACRKDNGTECEGRGDCVCGICQCYTLPGGSTYYGTNCECENESCEKFQNKLCGGNGKCRCKNCECKPGYEGTACQCKKSDEQCRTPSGSVCSGRGTCKCNQCKCMEGYQRPYCLTCPACQTTCITKGKCIECLGFQTGPFSKNCSQACTSISEFKMVETLPPGKPCDVRDVESCRVFFAIKQLDGEDNYTAQILKTRECPKLPNIYAIIGGSIVGVTVIGILILLFIKVLFTLQDLKEYRKFMNEAQKTRWSENKNPIFQEATTTVANPTFSGE
- the LOC109870845 gene encoding integrin beta-2 isoform X6; its protein translation is MTLNFIKPGEQEAARCDTWAQLIERGCMEEDITSPKNDFSSSKNISLSNTALDKGEPIQLRPQEVNLKLRPGLPHTFTLDFQRVEGYPVDLYYLMDLSYSMEDDLRSIKTLGNELFNALQGITKKGQIGFGSFVDKTVLPFTNTNPEKLNKPCAETEMYCQPAFGYRHVLSMTENKAEFEREVNKQRISGNLDSPEGTLDAIMQAAVCGERIGWRNSSTRLIVLTTDDGFHMAGDGKLAGILEPNDERCYMDNNLYSKSNEMDYPSVGQVANQLEKNNIQPIFAVTKNMEKVYRELSKRIPKSEVGVLSADSHNVVELIKNAYNRLSSKVTVTHDALPDNVRVTYTPLCPEGGPSGDKGVCNNVGVGQMVSFNVTVTADECMQSEISFLIGPLGMKDKLKVSLSTLCKCECDDPVTVDSPYCNGKGQVNCGMCSCKAGFVGQKCECSIGEKDESSLRAACRKDNGTECEGRGDCVCGICQCYTLPGGSTYYGTNCECENESCEKFQNKLCGGNGKCRCKNCECKPGYEGTACQCKKSDEQCRTPSGSVCSGRGTCKCNQCKCMEGYQRPYCLTCPACQTTCITKGKCIECLGFQTGPFSKNCSQACTSISEFKMVETLPPGKPCDVRDVESCRVFFAIKQLDGEDNYTAQILKTRECPKLPNIYAIIGGSIVGVTVIGILILLFIKVLFTLQDLKEYRKFMNEAQKTRWSENKNPIFQEATTTVANPTFSGE